The genomic stretch tgaaacactgatcctCTGATAGCCGAACCAGAATTCCCCTAGTGACTTCAGTGGACCTACAATTCCACTCTCCaccttttccaaaggtgtgtttagcagcaCCCACCATTAAGCAGAGCCGGTCAAAGAGAGTCTGCTCCAACCCCTGCTCATGAACACTCTCAGACCCTTGAACAGTTGGTGGCAGTTGCTTGGGGTCTCCAACAAGGACAAGCTTTTCACACTGAAACCTAaataagaaagtgaaaaaacaaggaaagaaaagtgtTCTAAAAAGGATGTTAAACTGTTCATAACCAAAGTGTGTGCTGTGTTTCTGGATCACATTGCTTCCCATCAGCCTCCCTTCTCCACCCCAGTTTAATAACACCTAAGGGCAGGCCTCAATGTGAAATCACTCTTCTTGCTCTCTAAGGCGAGACCTCAGGGTTCATGTCCTTGAAAAGGTGTGGAGTTTGGCACTATTTGGAGcctgtgtccctgctgcagccccacaggAAGGCTGTACCTGGCGATGGGGAGGAGAGAAGCAGGTTCAGTCATCTGACTGCACTCATCCAGCATCACCACGGGAAACCTCAGCGCGTTCAGACAAGGAAAGGGGCAGGCAGCACACGTCACTCCAACCACTTTCACCTTCCATGAGCAAGGAGAAAATGGGTAGGCAAAAAGTTAAGATCATTTCAAAGTTAAGATCATTTCAAAGTTAATCTCTGTGCAGCACATCTCCTCTATGCAGGAGAATACacctaaatttatttttagaaataagaCACTAAGCTATACCTGTGGAATCAAACCTAAcaatcactttatttttcaaaaccagGAGAGGGGATTCCCAGTTTCCATTTGCTGTGCCCTGTGGATAAGACACAGCAAATCCCTGCTTTCCCATCTCATCTCTTTGACTGTACCTGTTGCAGAATAGTTTTATTGGTCCCCAGTTTATGCTGCTCAATGCTCTTCCTGACATATATTTTTTCAGCTGGAGTCAAATCTTCTTTCATGAGAGCAAGCAGCTCTTTCAACtgctcattttcatttcctgaGCCTGCATGTAAACTTCAAAGAAGATTTTGTAACATACATTACAGTAACTGAAAATAGCAGTGCTTGGAAAAAGAATCATACTTCATACATAACATCACTTTACAACAATGTGCTAACATACCCCAAATTGCTTCAGGTCCCTCAAAGAGGTTTTCTTACCTATGGGGAAGAATTGCTTTCGTGATTTTCCTTATACTTCCCACTCTTATAAAATCCTCAAATCCAAGATCGAGCAGACTTTAAAGAAAGAGATgataaaaattacagaaatggaaaaaagaaatattgaaaacttTAGAAGTGGTTTCAAAAGACACATCAGAACCCGGAGGAACACAAACTTCGTTGATTAACGGGATGAAGTACCTCAGTAATtcaagaaaatcaaaataaattacCTCATCATGATTTGCCTCAAAAATGCTTAATGCCTTGATGATTCCCCCCTCATAGTCTTCCACATGtatcttcccttcctttttccttccaaaccatgagttttttatttcatgttgACTTCATGCTGAATTTTCACAAATCTGATTCtctctgccactccttccccTACTGCTACATCTCAAAGATTCCTGAGCAGTATTACTTTGTCATGATGCATTTTAATAGTAAATTTGATGAGAGTAAAGCCTAGTATTAGTCTTCGGTAAATGTTTTGTGTAGCTTTCACTCTCTTAACTGTGCAAAAGAGCTGAGATAAAATTAAAGCCTGTGTGCGGCACTTTTTAGGGAAAGAAATCAATCTTTTTGATGTGTTTTACAGGAAATACCAACGCAATTATCACCACCATGTAAGTGCATTATTATAGTTTTTGGAAGAAGAGTCCGTAAAAACCTCAGTAACCCACCCCAGCAGTATCCTGTCCACAGCAACGTTGGTGGAAGAAGCAATGAGAAGTTTCCATGGAGTTGCCCTTGGACCCTGCACAGCTTCACTGTTTTCAAAGAGATGCACGAGGAACAAGATCACCACAGACAGCAGGTAGCTCTTGCCAGCTCCAAAAACACCTggtattttggaagaaaaagccCAAGTTATGAGTGAAAATTTCCTAGAAAGTTTGAATCAATTCCTTTAACTTCAGTTATGCTGTGATTCCTATAAAAACATTGCATGGGCTTgcttcagcagctcccagtATCCAGGGGTAACCAGTTACCTTACACTTACAAAAACATGATAAACACGTGataaaaagtgtttttaatatgaaaaaaaagaagcagaagacaCTAAATAACTCTGATTTTGTGTATAAGTATTTCTAGGAAAAACCTCTCATGCTTCTGTGAAATCCTGCAAAAGGCAGAATGAAAACTTAAGGAGCAAAAGCTCTGTGCTGACAGAATGGATGTATTAATGTCAAGGTCATTATCAGAGGGGCTGATTCTGGCATTTCATATTAATGGCATGTCACATTAATCAGCATTTTTGCAAAGATGCTATAGCAGCAAATGTCACAATTCTTGGCTGTGTACCACGTATGATTGTGATGGGCAAGCTCTGATGTCCTTCTCCTGGTTTGAGGTTTTCACAGGAGGTCATCATCTGGGCTATGTGAATCAATGAAGTTGCTTGGTCTGGGTTCAGGGAGAACCTTTGGATCATCTCTTCAGCCACTCCCATTGCCACTTCAGAGCTCACAGGGCCAGACATCATTGAGTGTTTCAGGCTCGTGGCAGGTGGGGTAAATTTCCTTTTGTTCACTCTTTTCGTAGTgttttcagaattaaaattcctaagaaaccaaaaaatAGCCAAAAGGTGTGATATGATATAATTTGTATCTCCTGGTTCTGATATTCCTACACTGAACTGCTGCTGTTTTATGACCTGCTCACAATACCACAGAACAGTAACTCACATTTTCAGGAGAAATGGGATTAGTGGTAACGTGGATGGATTGAAGTGCTCCTCCATGTTTCTTAAGGCTGCCAGCTCACCACTGGCATTACAAACCAGCAAGGCGTGAACACACACTGGAAAtgccacagaaaaataaaatgagaaagaaattaaatgagcCGTAATTTCAAAGCAGCTAAATAAATGAATTATAAAATGCCAGAAGAGTAATTAAGTGATTCTATCTGCTtcattaacaaaacaaaacaaccccaaagctTTAGCTCTATTCAACAGCAAAACCAAGAAACTTTTGCAGAATGACAGATTTAATACATGGCTTTTTATATGAATATAAATTTTCCAGTGAGGTGTTTGAGgtttctgtattttgtttttcaaggaCAGTAAAAGCCTATTCCCGTTACTTACACTCTGACAGTCAATTTGCACtgtatattatattatattatattatattatattatattatattatattatattatattatattatattatattattacTACTTTCTATATATTATTTCTTCCCCACCCATTTGGAATTTACCAGCTACTTTGCAGGTTTAATTGTATTACCAACTGTATTCAATTTATATATTCAaacatacaagaaaaaaaatactgtgaattAAATCACGTGCAAGATTTGAGAAATTCTAAACTCATTCTTCATGGCTGGCTGGGTTTTTCCATAGTTGTTTCCCACAATTCTGAATGATTTGCTGTGGAACTCACTGTTTGATCTCCAGTTGGAGGGACTGTAGCCTTTCAGTGGTAGCAATTCTATTTCATTGTTGGAGGATGGTCCAAAGAAAGCACTGCTTGCAATGAAAGTATCGATGGGATCAAAGTTCAGAGTCTTTGAAACAACCCAGATGTCATCTgccaaaaaaaccacagagtCCTCATAAGCTTCTCCTACTGCCACCTTTTAAATCTGATGTTTAAGATGTGCTTACCTTTGCTGTAGAGAGAAGAATGCTCCTTTCTGCTTAGTTTCAGGTATAATTTGGCTTTGGAATCACCATCAAAGCTGGCAGGTGTATTTATAAATTTCTTGAACTTACTATACCGCTGTGTTGGAATTTCAAAGGCTTTCCTGGGaaattgtaattaaaaaaaaaaaaagtatgtaaaCAATCGACACATTTTGGATTCAGCACCAAAAATAAGAAACCTCCACAGATTGGACCAAGTGGTTGTACATCATCTTCCATTAACaagttttaaatacatttatctTGACTGCAAAATTCCCTCATATTCAGACACAATTAAATTGTTTCCTCTACAGTTTAACAGCACAGAATAGCCTTTGAGATGACTTCTGGCATTAGAATTAGAATCTTGTAGAGATTAAATCAAATTCTCTTAGTGACGATTAAATGAACAGTAATTCAAATGTAACAGTTGTAACATTTGATCAAGTTGCTGGTCAGCAGTTTtgattcttgctaaaaagaaatacCATTGCtatcaatattttttcttcactaATTTGGCTCTTGTATTTCTTTACAGAAAGAAATCTTTACTCTTCGAGTATAATGAAAACGTGCTAAATCTTGCTGAAATCCCAAGCTACTGGAATATTTATAGTCCCTGAATTCACACAGCACTTGAGAGAAGTGCACAGCGTTTCAGGATACCTCACCAAAAGCTGACATTCCTCATAGACAGCAATCTTTTGACTCCTGAGGTATGTCCCAATACTTTTCGTATCATGGAGCACTGCGCTCGGTCTGGATTTTGTCTGTGTGGGGTTCACATCTTCAATCCACTTGAAAAAGGAACACTGCTCAGCTTTTGGGGCATCACAGGCATAGAACAAACGACCCTgcaagggaagggaggggaaaaaaaagtccatgAGCACTAAAAcaagcaagaagaaaagagaaagcagtGGACCAACACTTTCACCCCAAAAGTGTAAAAACACAAGGAATAAACAGCACCTTGTTTTGACCTTCTTTTTTAACCATCACCAGCTTAGCAGGGTGCATGTGGTTGCAGAGTGGAGCACAGCTTCCTTGGCTCTGGCTTTGCCCGTCCTTCACTGTAGTGTAAAATGATATATCCACTTTGGAGAGGGCATTGTGCAGCCTCTGGGCCAACTCAAACAGCATTATGTTCAATTGCTCTTGGTAAGGAAAGGAGAACAACAGAATCATTAGCACAGCCTTAAAATGCTTACACAGGTACACAACACTCAAACGAGTGTATTTTCATTGGAAGATTTCCATCCCGAATcaaaatatttaatctaaattCTAAAAGAAACCATATGACCTGCAAAATCCACTTATTGGAAAAacttaggggggaaaaaaaagcttaggAATCTTAAGACAGGAAAACTGCAGGAGGTTACATAGTTGAACAGAAGTGTACTGTCCTTTTGGTTTGTCTTTGCAATGTTGGGGAGTACATGGAATCTTTGGGTATAGACTGAATATATTtcagtatatatataaaaaaatcaaatgtacCCTGTTGTTCTAATGGGCAATGCTTAAAAATGACAGTATTTCACAGAGCACAGTGTGAGACTTACCTGTCAGAGCAGCTTTAAAAACCTGTTTGTAGTGAGTGTGagactgaaacacagctgggatGGAAATCTTTCTTTTAGGAAGATTAGCATGTTTCACTTTATCCACAGGAGGAAAAGACAACTCAGAAATTGTTATGTCCTAAAAAGACCCAGGAAAAGAAACCATTAAAAACTGCAAGACCTTGAATGAGACAAATTTTGCAGATTCGTAAAAATACATTTCCCTAGAGCTTGGGCTGCCATTTAGGATGCACCATGAGATTAAAATTTGCCCCTTGCCAAACAGCCTGCATTTATAATAACACAGATAATACTTCCAAAGGCTTTAAAGAAAACTGTGTAGTTCAAAATCATGTTTTTCACCACTAGGCATGGGAAAGGAGCACATAAACCCCATTTTTAACACCATTTTTGCACAGAAATCAATTAATCATAACTGTCTTCATAAGGTTTTTAAGTCCAGTATATATggattttacatatatatatacacatatatatttttataaaaacacaCACAGTGTGTATACCAGtgtatatattaaatatattagtTATTTCCTCACCTCTACTTCACACAAATACTGTACTGGACAGACAGTATTAAAGAaccaaaaaacattaaaataaagggaaaagcCAACATTTTCTTCAACTCTCAAAACCATTTGACAACTTTAACAACCTGACTTGTGGTTGGTTTGGTGTTTCCCCCCAATTTACTCCATCTGTCTACTGGTCACAAACAGCTGTGCTAAATTTTTAGGTGCTTATTCAAAGCCATAACTTGACTTTTACACAACTAAAACTGAAAGAATTTATAATATTTTGAAGTCAGAGATGATGCCTTGAAGCAAAAATAGGTGTTCATTAAAATGATACTCATACCACAATTAAGAAAAGCTCTTTGTGCACACAATTTCTTACCAATTACAGATGACAAAACAGCCcaacagcttttctttcatcttcctGCCATCAACATTcagattaaaaatttaaatctgGCACTGTGTGTGCCAAGGAATTACCTTTACAAAGGATTAGTCACGggacttaaaaaaatacatgtttttctGTCACTAGTGGTAGAAACATTGCATCATACTGATAACATCTTGCAGGAAATCAGATAAATGCAGTCACTTTGGCCAGAGAAATGTGTTTGTGTCAGTGATAGCTGTGTTTGCTTGAACAGTTACACACCTGGCTGTCTGCTGTTCTGCTGTGGCAGCTCAGGTGACTCAACACCTTTTGTGTGGCTGCAGCCAAAGGTGTCTGCCTTAAGTGCAGGGAAAGTACCTTCCCCTCTGAAACCAGATCTGGGTGGCTGTTGTTTGCACAGCGTTCCCCAGGTGAGCTCccggctggcagcagcagtgcagagccGGGAGCACTTGGATTCATGGCTCTGCCCTCTCCTGTGTCACCCGGCAGCATTCTGAGGACACTCTGGGCACAGATGTCATCATTCTCTTCCCCGTCAGCGCTGTTTTCAGGGATCAAATCACACTGAGCACTGTTTTGATACTTCAGCCACTTGCTTTGTCTGTGTTGGGCAGTCATGTTAGGGAGCACTGGTGGTACAGATCCCCTTTGTCTGTCTTCTGTGTACTCCCCAAACACAGAGGTTTCATAACTCCTGTCCTCGGGGCCAGGAGCACTCCAAGGAGATGCCACTGACTCGCTGCACAAATTGCCTCCTGAAGAGCCCAAAGATCGCTGGACCTCCTCGCTCTCAGTGGGGTAAAGCACGTCAGGAGTCTCCTCGGCGACAGGAAGAGTGACAAAAGGAGTTCGTGGTTTCACCATGGGCTTGAATCTTGGGAGGCTGCATTCCTCTGGAGAGCTGGATTTCTCCCGGGCTGTGGGCAAATTACAGCTTACTTCTAGCACCTAGGGATGGCACTTCAGGTGTACAAAAAGATAAGGAAGGAATTCTAAGTTCTTCCTTTTACATCCTGTCTTCTAACTGGGAAGCTCTCTGGATTGTGCCTGTGCAGTCTTACACTAAAACTCCAAACACCATGATGGATTTTGTGTGATTCTTTTAatcaattttaattattttaaatcccCATATTCAGAACACATTATGCAGCCACTCTGTTTCTATAAAAGACTGTTATTTAACATGGCTGTGTTTTGGAGGTCATTAATCTGATGTCACTGACAGCTGCCAACTAGAAAACACCCAGTttaacatttgctgctttttccaaaGGATAACCCACAAAACTATgaattaatattaaataatgCAGATTAATAAGCTCTTAGTACCAAAAAGCATCCTTTTGACTAAATTAACTATCAATAGTTACAGTCATTGATAGGTGTCAAATGAAGTGGGTCAAAGGACAGCTGAATATGGAAGACAACGAAAAGTAGGTAAATAAAAACCTAAATATGATTTAGAAGCTTATCTTACAGCCTTTTTGCCCCCCGATTAgaagctgattttttaaaataaaactaaatccCTCTACTGAAGTCTCTTTTAGGAGAATATAATTGGCAGAGTAACTGTCTATGATAGCCCAATTTGTTGTGCTTCAAGCATGCTCAGAGATTTTCCAGCTAAAACACTGTGAAGTGCCAGTATAAACT from Aphelocoma coerulescens isolate FSJ_1873_10779 chromosome 4, UR_Acoe_1.0, whole genome shotgun sequence encodes the following:
- the ZGRF1 gene encoding 5'-3' DNA helicase ZGRF1 isoform X2, producing MASQEFTVLYTHQKMKKSKTWQDGILRVRTGRNQATLFDDKGQCLESIFIKSQVTPGDDLESERYLITVEAVKVSEKPSEDQPRKAETPAVDRNGVKPSLLPPRHLPVGLKRKFTGFQGPRQVEKKIPAVEDEEKPTVLPLSKQCQGSFPSQFYISSPLFSTIRKKDAETSSAGFQEEGCKDNGRENMSMSSLLSAPFTDSCEETEKENSDQFVVKPESPLLTGLTGPRAVSHHIRSTAQIIALLKSKPAQGHREQTSGVTGCLSTFQTAENADLNDKKSPVLAAFSGNPAKGLIPDSQRLPFMQGTGSDKKDWNAEMLPNSAEQPGAEEVTGQRQDKKPNSVDNLLQKTEAYIVPIAAAQRDPGTSDWQPKSPGSRSLHNDDVDVIREGNFQMKPDVIEEPGINESLLALDVYPEVPPWTMSGSPSHSDLRQAQWTAWEPGKISSALTSSLDPDSTASPASGNEETIGDIREPLTSREKSSSPEECSLPRFKPMVKPRTPFVTLPVAEETPDVLYPTESEEVQRSLGSSGGNLCSESVASPWSAPGPEDRSYETSVFGEYTEDRQRGSVPPVLPNMTAQHRQSKWLKYQNSAQCDLIPENSADGEENDDICAQSVLRMLPGDTGEGRAMNPSAPGSALLLPAGSSPGERCANNSHPDLVSEGKVLSLHLRQTPLAAATQKVLSHLSCHSRTADSQDITISELSFPPVDKVKHANLPKRKISIPAVFQSHTHYKQVFKAALTEQLNIMLFELAQRLHNALSKVDISFYTTVKDGQSQSQGSCAPLCNHMHPAKLVMVKKEGQNKGRLFYACDAPKAEQCSFFKWIEDVNPTQTKSRPSAVLHDTKSIGTYLRSQKIAVYEECQLLVRKAFEIPTQRYSKFKKFINTPASFDGDSKAKLYLKLSRKEHSSLYSKDDIWVVSKTLNFDPIDTFIASSAFFGPSSNNEIELLPLKGYSPSNWRSNMCVHALLVCNASGELAALRNMEEHFNPSTLPLIPFLLKMNFNSENTTKRVNKRKFTPPATSLKHSMMSGPVSSEVAMGVAEEMIQRFSLNPDQATSLIHIAQMMTSCENLKPGEGHQSLPITIIRGVFGAGKSYLLSVVILFLVHLFENSEAVQGPRATPWKLLIASSTNVAVDRILLGLLDLGFEDFIRVGSIRKITKAILPHSLHAGSGNENEQLKELLALMKEDLTPAEKIYVRKSIEQHKLGTNKTILQQVKVVGVTCAACPFPCLNALRFPVVMLDECSQMTEPASLLPIARFQCEKLVLVGDPKQLPPTVQGSESVHEQGLEQTLFDRLCLMGHNPILLRTQYRCHPALSAIANELFYEGNLIDGISEEDRTPLLEWLPTLCFYSVHGMEQIERDNSFYNMAEAHFTVKLIQSLIASGIEGAAIGVITLYKSQMYKIQNLLSGVHSEAFEVKPVQVSTVDAFQGAEREIIVLSCVRTRHFGFIDSEKRMNVALTRAKRHLLIVGSLACLSRNKLWGRVIHHCKGWENGLQHASQCEQQLNDILKSYLENWQEEELSKKKEK
- the ZGRF1 gene encoding 5'-3' DNA helicase ZGRF1 isoform X1 → MASQEFTVLYTHQKMKKSKTWQDGILRVRTGRNQATLFDDKGQCLESIFIKSQVTPGDDLESERYLITVEAVKVSEKPSEDQPRKAETPAVDRNGVKPSLLPPRHLPVGLKRKFTGFQGPRQVEKKIPAVEDEEKPTVLPLSKQCQGSFPSQFYISSPLFSTIRKKDAETSSAGFQEEGCKDNGRENMSMSSLLSAPFTDSCEETEKENSDQFVVKPESPLLTGLTGPRAVSHHIRSTAQIIALLKSKPAQGHREQTSGVTGCLSTFQTAENADLNDKKSPVLAAFSGNPAKGLIPDSQRLPFMQGTGSDKKDWNAEMLPNSAEQPGAEEVTGQRQDKKPNSVDNLLQKTEAYIVPIAAAQRDPGTSDWQPKSPGSRSLHNDDVDVIREGNFQMKPDVIEEPGINESLLALDVYPEVPPWTMSGSPSHSDLRQAQWTAWEPGKISSALTSSLDPDSTASPASGNEETIGDIREPLTCGFLPSEPELPDFFFTREKSSSPEECSLPRFKPMVKPRTPFVTLPVAEETPDVLYPTESEEVQRSLGSSGGNLCSESVASPWSAPGPEDRSYETSVFGEYTEDRQRGSVPPVLPNMTAQHRQSKWLKYQNSAQCDLIPENSADGEENDDICAQSVLRMLPGDTGEGRAMNPSAPGSALLLPAGSSPGERCANNSHPDLVSEGKVLSLHLRQTPLAAATQKVLSHLSCHSRTADSQDITISELSFPPVDKVKHANLPKRKISIPAVFQSHTHYKQVFKAALTEQLNIMLFELAQRLHNALSKVDISFYTTVKDGQSQSQGSCAPLCNHMHPAKLVMVKKEGQNKGRLFYACDAPKAEQCSFFKWIEDVNPTQTKSRPSAVLHDTKSIGTYLRSQKIAVYEECQLLVRKAFEIPTQRYSKFKKFINTPASFDGDSKAKLYLKLSRKEHSSLYSKDDIWVVSKTLNFDPIDTFIASSAFFGPSSNNEIELLPLKGYSPSNWRSNMCVHALLVCNASGELAALRNMEEHFNPSTLPLIPFLLKMNFNSENTTKRVNKRKFTPPATSLKHSMMSGPVSSEVAMGVAEEMIQRFSLNPDQATSLIHIAQMMTSCENLKPGEGHQSLPITIIRGVFGAGKSYLLSVVILFLVHLFENSEAVQGPRATPWKLLIASSTNVAVDRILLGLLDLGFEDFIRVGSIRKITKAILPHSLHAGSGNENEQLKELLALMKEDLTPAEKIYVRKSIEQHKLGTNKTILQQVKVVGVTCAACPFPCLNALRFPVVMLDECSQMTEPASLLPIARFQCEKLVLVGDPKQLPPTVQGSESVHEQGLEQTLFDRLCLMGHNPILLRTQYRCHPALSAIANELFYEGNLIDGISEEDRTPLLEWLPTLCFYSVHGMEQIERDNSFYNMAEAHFTVKLIQSLIASGIEGAAIGVITLYKSQMYKIQNLLSGVHSEAFEVKPVQVSTVDAFQGAEREIIVLSCVRTRHFGFIDSEKRMNVALTRAKRHLLIVGSLACLSRNKLWGRVIHHCKGWENGLQHASQCEQQLNDILKSYLENWQEEELSKKKEK